Sequence from the Fictibacillus arsenicus genome:
TTTATCGTGGTGATGATAGACATGTCTATATTATTAGTTTAGTGGATTTGAAAATTTAATAAAAATAACCGATATCCTTAAAAGATACGGTTAAAGTAACAAATATTAATGATATTGTTTAGAGCCTGTTTATATAATACCCGTACTTCTCCATGCCAAAAGCTCACTTTCAGATATATGAAGCAACTTTTTAAGTACTTCGTCAGTATGTTCTCCCTTTTCTGGTGCAGACGGCAGATCTTCTGTTCTCAGCCCGCTGTGCATCTTAACCTGACCGCCTGCATGCACGGCTTCTTTTTCTAAAAAATATGGGTGCTTAGCGATTTCGTGCCCCTCAAGAACAGGAGCAAGACAGCAGTCCGTATCCATACCGAACTTACTCCACTCATCCATTGTTCTGCTCTTAAAGAGTTCTATCATTTTCTTATAGATAGAACAGTCTGGCGTAGTTCTTGAAAACTGCAGCGGTATCCAATCCGGACGATCTACTCCCAGGCAAAAGTTGTTCCAGAACTTTGATTCCAGTGCTCCGAGACTTACAAAACGGCCGTCCTTTGTCTCATACAGTGCATAAGAAACAATACTACCGTTTAATACACCGAACCCGTTTCTTGTTCCGGTTTCCTTTTCTATCAAAACATGATTGACCATAAAGGAAGCCATGACCTCTGTGATGGAGATAGAATGATAGCTCCCCTTGCCTGTTATTGATCGGGAAACGAGTCCTGCTAAAATCCCTTCGTTGGCTGCCATCCCTCCAATAAAGTCTGCAAACGTATTAGATGGGTGGACTGGACGGCCATGATCATCCTTAAGCTGAGCGAGTGCCCCGCTGAGTGCCATGTAATTGATATCATGGCTGCCAAGAGTGCTTAAAATGCCGTCCTGTCCATATCCGGATATGGAACAGTAGATGATTTTCGGATTTACTTTGGATACTTCTTCAAAACTGAGACCGAGTTTTGCCATTTTGCCAGGACGGAAACTTTCAATAAGTACATCCGCTTCTTGTATAAGACGAAGGGCTATTTCCCTCCCTGATGCATGTTTCAGGTTCAATGTGATACCCTTTTTCCCCCGGTTATTCGCCTTAAATCCAATTCCTTCTCCATTACTTTTTGGACCTGTAGTACGGGCAGGGTCGCCTGAAGGGGGTTCCACCTTAATAACTTCTGCTCCCATTTCAGCAAGCCTTAATGTTGCAAATGGCCCGGGTAAGTACTGGCTGAAATCAAGAACTCGGACATCTTCCAGCAGCTTGCTTGAAAGGTGTTCTGTTTTTTCCTTCAGCATTTCTTACAATGCTCCCCTGTTCGTTATGAACAGATCCTCTAATTGTTTACGGAGTACGAATTTTTGAATTTTGCCGCTCGCATTTCTTGGCAGAGCTTCACAGAAAATGTACTTACGCGGACGTTTATAATTGGCGATTTGATCACTGCTTTTACACCATCCATCAAGGTCTTCTTCTGTTACAGCATGATCCTTCTTTACAACAAAAGCTGTTACCGTTTCGCCCCAGCGGTCATCCGGCTGCCCGACAACAGCGGCATCAAGCACCCCTTTATGGGCATGAAGTACATCTTCAACCTCTCTTGGATATATGTTTTCTCCGCCGGAAATAATCATGTCATCAACTCGGTCCTTTACCCACAAGTACCCTTCTTCATCTAGGTAGCCGATATCGCCTGAATGGTACCATCCCTTATATAAAGCTTTTTCCGTCGCCTCTTCCCTTTGAAAGTAACCGGACATCATGCAAGGACCTTTGACAAGGATCTCACCGGTTTCTCCAGGCGGCATAACATCATTAGGGTCAGACGGTCCATTTTCATTCGGGCGGACAATGCGAATCTCATGATTAAGACATGCCTGTCCTGCCGATCCGGCTTTTCTGAGCTGATCTTGTTCACCAAGAAACGTAATAGCAGGACCCATCTCGGTCATTCCATATGCTTGGACGAGCGTTAGACCTAGTCGTTCATGGCAAGCATGGACAAGGGAAGGAGCCATTGGCGCTGCCCCATACAAACCGGTCTTTAAACTCGATATATCAAATTGTTGCAAATCTTCTTGAAGGAGCATATTCCACATGGTGGGCGCTGCAAAAAATTTCGTGATTTTCTCTTCTTCAATCAAGCTAAGCACCTTTTTCGGATCAAACTGATGAAGAATGACATTGCTTGCTCCGACGTGTAATCTTGGTAAAAATGCGCAATGGAGTTCCGCACAATGAAACATGGGCGCCGTTACAAGTCCTGCATCAGAAGAATCAAGCTTCGTTGCACCTATAACGATTAAACTTTGTTCTACGATTTCACGGTGGGAGTGGAGCACCCCTTTAGGTCTTCCCGTCGTCCCGCTGGTATACATGATGGCGTACAGGTCATTTTCATCTACAGGTAATTCTGCCAGCTCTGAAGAGGCTCCCGACACTTTTTCATGATAGCTCGCCGCATATTCAGGATACTCTCCGTCAATCTGCCAAAATAAAGCTCTCGTAAATCGATCCTTGATACTAGTTACGGTTGGCTCAAGAGCTTTTTCAAAGAGTACAACCTTAGGGGCTGCATCATGAAGGATAAACGCCACTTCTTCAGCCGTCAGACGGAAGTTGATGGGGTTAAAGACAGCCCCGATTTTTGTGCAGGCAAGGAATGCAGTAGCGAGTTCTTCCGTATTGAATAAAAAGGTTGAAACTCGGTCACCCTTTGTCACTCCTTCTTTCATGAGTGCATTGGCCAGTTTATTTACCTGGACGTTCCATTCGCTGTAGGATAAGCGCTGATTCTTCCTGACATCATAAATCGCCTCTTTGTTTGGAAACTTTTGCACGGTCAAATCAAATATTCTGCCAATCGTTGTCCCCATCTTAATCCCTCCGTTATCATTAGATTCAGCTTATTTCTAAAGGCTGTTTTCGCAAATTTTGTTGCTCTTGAAAGTCGTTGATTTCCTCCTTTCTATGAATTTATTTTTACCGTTGATAAAATTCAAATTACCGTTCATAAAAATCGAATTACCTTGCATAAAATCCATCACTGCTGAAACTAACCCTTTAAGCTAATCAAGCCTTTCTATAATTGTGGCATTCGCCATTCCGTGCCCTTCACACATCGTTTGCAGCCCATACCTTCCTCCAGTCCTTTCAAGCTCATGCATTAACGTAACCATTAAGCGGGCACCACTTCCGCCGAGTGGGTGTCCTAGGGCAATCGCACCGCCATTCGGGTTGAGCTTCTTAGGATTGGCACCTGTCTCTTTTAACCACGCAAGTGTGACAGATGCAAAGGCTTCATTCACTTCAAAAATGTCAATGTCATCAATGGTAAGACCTGATTTTTCCAATGCTTTTTGTGTTGCTGGAATCGGACCTGTCAGCATGAGAGTTGGATCCGATCCAACCACAACACGGGTATGGACTTTAAACCGGGGTTTAAGCCCGAGTTCTTCTGCTTTTTCCCGGCTCATTAAGAGCATAGCGGCAGTTCCATCACTGATCTGGC
This genomic interval carries:
- a CDS encoding CaiB/BaiF CoA transferase family protein; protein product: MLKEKTEHLSSKLLEDVRVLDFSQYLPGPFATLRLAEMGAEVIKVEPPSGDPARTTGPKSNGEGIGFKANNRGKKGITLNLKHASGREIALRLIQEADVLIESFRPGKMAKLGLSFEEVSKVNPKIIYCSISGYGQDGILSTLGSHDINYMALSGALAQLKDDHGRPVHPSNTFADFIGGMAANEGILAGLVSRSITGKGSYHSISITEVMASFMVNHVLIEKETGTRNGFGVLNGSIVSYALYETKDGRFVSLGALESKFWNNFCLGVDRPDWIPLQFSRTTPDCSIYKKMIELFKSRTMDEWSKFGMDTDCCLAPVLEGHEIAKHPYFLEKEAVHAGGQVKMHSGLRTEDLPSAPEKGEHTDEVLKKLLHISESELLAWRSTGII
- a CDS encoding fatty acid--CoA ligase; its protein translation is MGTTIGRIFDLTVQKFPNKEAIYDVRKNQRLSYSEWNVQVNKLANALMKEGVTKGDRVSTFLFNTEELATAFLACTKIGAVFNPINFRLTAEEVAFILHDAAPKVVLFEKALEPTVTSIKDRFTRALFWQIDGEYPEYAASYHEKVSGASSELAELPVDENDLYAIMYTSGTTGRPKGVLHSHREIVEQSLIVIGATKLDSSDAGLVTAPMFHCAELHCAFLPRLHVGASNVILHQFDPKKVLSLIEEEKITKFFAAPTMWNMLLQEDLQQFDISSLKTGLYGAAPMAPSLVHACHERLGLTLVQAYGMTEMGPAITFLGEQDQLRKAGSAGQACLNHEIRIVRPNENGPSDPNDVMPPGETGEILVKGPCMMSGYFQREEATEKALYKGWYHSGDIGYLDEEGYLWVKDRVDDMIISGGENIYPREVEDVLHAHKGVLDAAVVGQPDDRWGETVTAFVVKKDHAVTEEDLDGWCKSSDQIANYKRPRKYIFCEALPRNASGKIQKFVLRKQLEDLFITNRGAL